The DNA window CAGTCGCGATCCCAGCTCGAGGCCTGGCTCGCCCACGAGCGAGAGCTCGGCATCCCCTCCGACCGCATCGTCGCGGCAGGATTCTCTCAAGGGGGCGCCATCGCTCTTTACACCGGACTCGCTCTCGAAGAACGCATCGGAGGCATCCTCGCGCTCTCCTGCTACCATCCTCGTATCGAAGCGATCCCGTCCGCCGAGGGCGACCTACCGATCTTCATGGCCCACGGGACTCACGATCCCATCGTTCCCATCGGACTCGCCGAAGCCACGCTCGCCCGGCTTCGAGAGCGTGGGTTTACCCCCGAATGGCATACCTACCCGATGCCCCACAGCCTGTCGCCTCCGGAGATTGACGACATCGGCCGCTGGCTCCGGCAGCGTTTCGCTTGAGAGGCGACCACCGACCGCGTACTATGTGCCGCCAATGCGGAAGAAAGTCACTCTCGTCACCGGCGCGGCGGGAGAAGTCGGAACGTCGCTGGTCCAGAAGCTCGCAACGAATTCGTCGCGGCCCATTCTCACTCTCGATCTCTCCGCGCTTCCCTATGAAGTGGAGGGGACCCACACGCACATCCAGGGCGACATCCTCGACGACAGCCTTCTTTCCCGGCTCGTCGCCGAGTACGAGATCGAGTGCATCTTCCACCTTGCCGCTCTCCTTTCGACTCGCGCCGAGTTCACGCCCGAGCAGGCGCACCGGGTGAACGTCGAGGGGACGCTCGAGCTCCTGCGTCTCGCCTCGGAACAATCGCAGTGGCGCGGGGCGCCGGTGTCGTTCATCTTCCCGAGCTCGATTGCGGTCTACGGCCTGCCCACCCAGGAGGCGAAATCCCGCTATTCGCGAGTTCGTGAGTGGGAGTGGACCAATCCGACCACGAT is part of the Vicinamibacteria bacterium genome and encodes:
- a CDS encoding dienelactone hydrolase family protein, with the translated sequence MTKELLPAVEVEPAGKPNGSIVWLHGLGADGHDFEPIVPALGLDGVRFVFPHAPPRPVTINGGMVMRAWYDIKSLDIERNTDVDELDQSRSQLEAWLAHERELGIPSDRIVAAGFSQGGAIALYTGLALEERIGGILALSCYHPRIEAIPSAEGDLPIFMAHGTHDPIVPIGLAEATLARLRERGFTPEWHTYPMPHSLSPPEIDDIGRWLRQRFA